CTAGAAGAAGAACTAGAAAAAGAATGTCAGCGGTTAATGAAGGGCAACAATCGCAAGAACAACCTGAAAATGAGATTATACCCGATAATTCAGATAACTTAGAAAAATTAGCTAAGCTCTTGAAAGATAAGGGTGTAATTACCGAATCAGAATACAACTTGATATTTGGTTGATATTTTAATAATTAAAATGTAAATATTTGTGAATAAATCAATGAAATTATTGATTTATTTACTTTACTATTTTTGTTTATTAGAATGAAATAACGATTGAAATAATACATTGCATCAATTTATCTCCCTGTATATTATACTCCTCTCCAATATTACGTATGTTTTTTTCAATATGAATGAAATGTAATTAACATGTATGTATATACCATATCGATTACCAGCCGAATACCAAAAAAGTTATGGATTAATTAATAGTGTACCCATTTAAACCAACTACTTCGATATAAATTGGGTTTAAAAATAAATAAAGTTACGCTGAATTTAAAAAATTTATTTAAAAAAAAAATAAAAATTAGGGAGGATTAAGTATTATTCCTCTCCTTTTCTTCTTTTCCTTAATACTCTGAAAGCTACTAATGCACCAATTATCACTATGACTATGGCTGCTATGTAATAGACATATGGAGTTACTGGTCCAGATTTACGTGAAAAGTCCATTGAATACATGTTTCCGTTGGCATCACCAGCCAATATATCGTCACCGTATATTACAGGTGAACTCATTGGTGAATTGAAGAGGTAATAACCTGGCATGAAACTCCATACTTCTTTTCCACTGAATTTGTTCAATACATAGACTGTTCCACTTGTTGATGTAACTACTATGTTGTCTCCCATAAGTGCAGGGGCTGATTCAACATTTCCTGTGTTAACAGACCATTTCAATTTTCCGTCACGCATATCAAGAGCTGTTACATTTCCATTATCTGAACCTACAAATAGAGAGTTATCATTTGAATCGAGGAGTGCTGATGATTTTACAGAATCGTTTAAGTTATATGTCCATAAAACTGATCCATCTCCCGTGTTCATAGCATAAAAGTTTCCATTGTCGGTTCCCATGAATAATGTGGTATTATTAATTGCAGGAGATGATCTCACAGCACTACCAGTATCATATTCCCATGCTTTTGTACCATTGTTGATACCAACAGCATAAATTTTACCATCATCAGATCCAAAGTAAACAGTATCGTTGAAAACTGTTGGGGAAGATCTAATAGCGTTTGCTGTTTGGAATTCCCATTTCATTGTGCTGTCGTTGGTATTTAATGCGTATAACCTTTGATCATCTGATCCAAAGTATATGATTCCATTATCTATTGCAGGAGTTGTTTCAATGGAATTACCTGTTTTATATTTCCATACGTCATCTCCTGTTTTTTTATTTAAAGCATAGAGATAACTATCACCTGAACTGAAATACACATTATCGCCAACTACAACAGGGGCAGCTGTGATATTTCCTTCGGCTTTAAAATCCCAAACTTTTGTGCCGTCATCAAGGTTAAGTGCCGAGAATAAACCACTGGTTGAACCAAAGTATATTAATTTATCTGAAATAGCAGGCGAGGTTAGCTTACCTGCTGTTTGGAATATCCATGTGTCTGGATTGAAATCCGATGCTTCATCCAGGTAGCCTGTGTGGTTGGTGTTTAGCTGAAACATTGGCCAGTCTGTTGCAGAAGCTGGAGCAATTGCTATTGGACTTACAAAAAGACAAACCATCATAAATCCAATCAATATATTCTTTTTTCCAATCATTTTATCACCTAATTATAAAATTTAAATCAAAATTTCCTTTTTATATATCTCTGTTAAATTTGGTTACTCCTAAATAGAAGAATATTGCTGTGAATCCTAAGAGCACCACAATATCTAACCATATATCTCCTACGCCTGATCCTTTCAACATTACAGCTCTTAAAGCATCGTTTACATAAGTTAAAGGCAAGATATATGCAATTTTTTGGAATATCCAAGGCATTGTTTCGATAGGATAGAAGACACCAGATAGAAACATCATTGGCATTGTAATAGGCATCACACTCTGCATGAAATCTTCTTGTGATGAAACTCTGGCCGATACCATGATTCCAAATCCTATAAAACATAAAGCCCCTAGTATTAACAGAAGAATCGTCAACACAATACTTCCATTAATTATAATTCCAAATAGGACTATCGCCGCCACTATCAGCAGGATCCCTCTTCCAGTTTCCTGTACTAATTTGGATATAATTTTTCCACCAACAACTGTTGCGACACTAGTAGGTGTCATGAACAATCTTGCAAGTTCTCCTCTTTCCCTTTCACCAGCTATAATTTCCCCCATACCGAACACACATCCGAAAAGGATTGTCATACCTATAATCGCAGGTGCTAGGAAATTTAAATAGCTAATATTTCCATATAATTTATTTACCTGAAGATTTATGGTGTTTAATATGCTCTGGAATGGTGTTACTTGAGTTCCATTTACCTGGTTACTTGCAACTGATATTGATGAAGATTGAAGTTTTTGAACTGCTATCTGCTGATTTATCTGATTAAATAAACCTTGAGTAGCTGGAATAAGAGCACCTGCAGCAAGCTGGTCCGATGAATCTACATCGATAACAATACTCTTCTGCGATGTATCGTTCAAATTATCAAAATTTGTTGGTAGAATTATAGCTGCTTTAGCCTGTCCGTTTTGAACCATCTGTAAACCTTTATTTGGATCCGTGGTTATCTGCTTTACATCGTACAGTGTATTACCTTTAATAGCAGTAAGGGTTGCATCTGATATAGGACCTTGACTTTGATCTACCACAACTACAGGTATGTTGTTTATTGTTCCACCCATACCATAACCAAAGAGGGTTATCATAATTATGGGGAACAAAAATAATGACAATAGACGGGGTTTATGTCTCCATAGAACCATCAGGTCTTTTTTGATCATCCACATAATCTTTTTAGTTTCAACCATCTTCTGCACCTTCTTCTTTATTTTTTGTAGTTACGCTCATGAAAACATCTTCCAAGGAAGGATCTTTGGTGGATATTGATGTAATATTCCCTCCTTTAGCGATTATTTCTGAGATTATTTTATTCACAGACTCATCAGATGATTCTATGTCCATAACTATTCTTCCAGAATCGTGTTCATTTAATAATTCAACTTCCGGCATGTTTTTCAGATGATTTAACATGTTTTCATCTAAATTGTTTATCATAACGCTTAATTCTTTCAAATCCCTGTTTTGTCTTTCAATCTTTTCTTTTAATTGATCGTATGCTTCGCTATCTTCAACAGAACCTTCTTTCCTGAGCTCATCCATAATCTTTATGACATTAGAATTTTCAGAAGATTTAACTTCTTTTTGTTCATGGATCATGGTGTCTTTAAGACCTCTTGGTGTATCAAAAGCAGCAAGAACTCCACCGTTAATAATTCCTATTTCATCACACAGTAGTTCCACTTCGTACATATCGTGAGAACAAAGGATGATAGTACGGCCTTCTGAATTCAGCTCTTGCACTAAATCCCATAAAACCCTCTTGGTTGTGGGATCTAAACCAATTGTTGGTTCATCAAGGAATAATATATCTGGTTGATGGATTAAACTTGCAACAACTGATGCTTTCTGTTTCATACCTCCAGAAAGCTGTTTTACTAATTTATTTTGAGCATATTTAATATCAACAAGTTCCATTAGTTCTTCTGCTCTGCTTACTTTCAAGTCCTCTGGTAGTCCATAGAAGTCTGCACACAGATCAATATTTTCACGTACAGTTAAGTCTCCATATAAACTCACCAGTTGTGGAACCATTCCAATCTTTTCACGCACTTCATTGGGATTTTTTGATATATCGTAACCTGCTACATTTGCAGTTCCGGTTGTTGAATGTATTAAACATGTGAGCATTTTTATGGTTGTTGTTTTTCCAGCACCATTTGGGCCTAGAAAACCAAATATGCTCTTGTTATCTATTTTCATGTTTAGCGCATCAACTGCTGTAAAATCGTCATATCTTTTTGTTAGATCAAATGTTTCAATTGCATATTTCGTAATAACCCCCCCCTATTCATTTTTGGAAAACATGTCTCTCCAGAATTCCTCTAGAAGTGATGTTTTATGGCAACTGAAGACTTTTTTAATTCTTTTGAGAGTTTGAATACCTTCTTCAGTTATTTCATAATATTTTACTTTTCTTTTACCATGTGCTTCCCAAGTTCCAATGATCAAACCTGCATCTTCCAGATTGTGAAGTACAGGATATATTTTACTTGGTCCTCTTACAGTTTCTTCAGATGAAGGACTGATTTTATTGATTTGACTCATAAGTTCGTAACCATGTGTTCTTCCTTTACTTATTCGCCAGAGAATCATGGTTTTACCAAAGCCTTTCATACTTCTCAAGAGTTTTAAATCGTACTCTTTAAGGTATTTAAATATATCAGAGTCACAGTCAAATTCATGATCTTTGTCATTGAATTCATCTTGCTCCGATTCATCAGATGGAGGCTTATTATTTTCTTTCATAATTTCACACCAACTATACTTAATTAAGATATATCAAAATTTGATATATCCATAAATGGTATATGAGTATATATAAAGTTTTCGTTTACAAAAATTCCACCTTCCACATATTTTGTAATTATACATTCAAAAGATTCTTCTAATGGCCAATAAGGCGGTAAGATGGAAACTTTATTCTTTTTGATCAAAATATTTAATAGTGATGTTTAACAATAATTTATATTAGGATACAATAAGATGCATTAGGAACCATATTTTATAAAAAAAATTTTGATCAAAACAACTTGAAGATCATGGGGGGATAAAATGAAAATTTTTGTTGATAGGATCTATAAATCATCAGATTATGATGATGAAAGTAAATGGGTGAATTATGCCTTATTAACACATTTAACGCAATTTTTTTTAAATCAGGGAAAGTAGAACGTTCTCTATAAAAAATTAAAATTCAATTAAATAACTGTCTAAAGGTTATTGAGATATAATATTCAAAGATTTCCTTTTAAAAATATCTTTTTATGGATTTAACTTTTTATAATATCAATATTTTACAATAAAGTGAGTTTCTTTTTTTATTTTTTATCAGTTAATTTTCTGGTTGATCTGTTCTTTATCTTTTTCTTTATCTTCTCTCATTCCCAGTCCATGTGTTATGGAAAATGCAGTTAATGCCGCTAAAAAGATTGGAATTGCATCTGCAAATGGTAC
This sequence is a window from Methanobacterium sp. SMA-27. Protein-coding genes within it:
- a CDS encoding PQQ-binding-like beta-propeller repeat protein, with protein sequence MIGKKNILIGFMMVCLFVSPIAIAPASATDWPMFQLNTNHTGYLDEASDFNPDTWIFQTAGKLTSPAISDKLIYFGSTSGLFSALNLDDGTKVWDFKAEGNITAAPVVVGDNVYFSSGDSYLYALNKKTGDDVWKYKTGNSIETTPAIDNGIIYFGSDDQRLYALNTNDSTMKWEFQTANAIRSSPTVFNDTVYFGSDDGKIYAVGINNGTKAWEYDTGSAVRSSPAINNTTLFMGTDNGNFYAMNTGDGSVLWTYNLNDSVKSSALLDSNDNSLFVGSDNGNVTALDMRDGKLKWSVNTGNVESAPALMGDNIVVTSTSGTVYVLNKFSGKEVWSFMPGYYLFNSPMSSPVIYGDDILAGDANGNMYSMDFSRKSGPVTPYVYYIAAIVIVIIGALVAFRVLRKRRKGEE
- a CDS encoding ABC transporter permease; translated protein: MVETKKIMWMIKKDLMVLWRHKPRLLSLFLFPIIMITLFGYGMGGTINNIPVVVVDQSQGPISDATLTAIKGNTLYDVKQITTDPNKGLQMVQNGQAKAAIILPTNFDNLNDTSQKSIVIDVDSSDQLAAGALIPATQGLFNQINQQIAVQKLQSSSISVASNQVNGTQVTPFQSILNTINLQVNKLYGNISYLNFLAPAIIGMTILFGCVFGMGEIIAGERERGELARLFMTPTSVATVVGGKIISKLVQETGRGILLIVAAIVLFGIIINGSIVLTILLLILGALCFIGFGIMVSARVSSQEDFMQSVMPITMPMMFLSGVFYPIETMPWIFQKIAYILPLTYVNDALRAVMLKGSGVGDIWLDIVVLLGFTAIFFYLGVTKFNRDI
- a CDS encoding ATP-binding cassette domain-containing protein produces the protein MKIDNKSIFGFLGPNGAGKTTTIKMLTCLIHSTTGTANVAGYDISKNPNEVREKIGMVPQLVSLYGDLTVRENIDLCADFYGLPEDLKVSRAEELMELVDIKYAQNKLVKQLSGGMKQKASVVASLIHQPDILFLDEPTIGLDPTTKRVLWDLVQELNSEGRTIILCSHDMYEVELLCDEIGIINGGVLAAFDTPRGLKDTMIHEQKEVKSSENSNVIKIMDELRKEGSVEDSEAYDQLKEKIERQNRDLKELSVMINNLDENMLNHLKNMPEVELLNEHDSGRIVMDIESSDESVNKIISEIIAKGGNITSISTKDPSLEDVFMSVTTKNKEEGAEDG
- a CDS encoding PadR family transcriptional regulator, giving the protein MKENNKPPSDESEQDEFNDKDHEFDCDSDIFKYLKEYDLKLLRSMKGFGKTMILWRISKGRTHGYELMSQINKISPSSEETVRGPSKIYPVLHNLEDAGLIIGTWEAHGKRKVKYYEITEEGIQTLKRIKKVFSCHKTSLLEEFWRDMFSKNE